tgCCAATTTATAAATTTTCAGCATTGTCTAATCGACCGTAGTTGGTCGACTCAATCTCCTCCTAGAAAGCCCAACTCAagtaaaacaaattatattacaCCTCCACTTTCTGAAGTATTAAAACAAACTGTTTTTATGGGCAGTTTTTAAGTAACTTGTAAAGGAATCATCAATTTGTTCAATTGTCAACCTCAAAGTTCCCCACCCTTGATTATATAATATGTGTAACATAATTTTTATCTGAAACGAATCTCTTATCTATAAAAAAAGACGATATATGATGTGTAAcatagctttttttttttaattcatgaATGTCGAGACTAGTTTATCCATATGTGAATTAATCTCACATGGCAACCCACTTAACCAACAAATTAtagaatattaaattttaaataagtgACAAAGATATATAGAACTAAACCGTGTCCTTTACTTATCATAAGGGGAAAACCTTTTCCATTTTATACTCCATCATGTATACAGTTAGAGCAAATGTTTAAGGTAAAAGTTAACTTCAATCACTTATAACTAAATGATTATCAATCAGTCAGGGAGAGGTGGATGACACCAGacaaaaatataagaaattacaaacaaaaataattttttttactcaGTAAACTTAGTTGGAAGTTAGCAAAATACTTACTAGTTACTGTAAGGAAGTGGCTTGATACTATTGCAAACGAAGCTTTCTCAGTAACCACTTTTTTCGCAGGGTTGCATCCAAAGCCACAAATGTTTTAGCCTTCCTTTCATCTTCTAATAGGTCACAAGCATCTAACATTAGTTCATCATCGATGTCGGGTATAGCTTGAAGAGCATCAATGGCGCCTTCTACTGCTTTATAGTTATGTTGCTGTTTCATGTTCACCAATTTAGAGACTACACCTGCCATCTCGGAGATAGCTTTCTGCACGTCGTTCTCGGTTCTATGCACTTTCTTTGACAGCTCTCTGTCCAATGATATCATGTCTGCAGGACGCTTTCTCTGAGAAATTTGAGTCTCTCTTGATGTCAGTAGTAGGTGTTCATTTCCATCCATCTTTATCTCCAAATTGTCGTTGTCGATTTCACCTGTACACTGACCGTTGACTCCTCTGTCTAATATGTTCCCAAAAATCTTGCACAAATCGGTATAGTAGCCTAGGAATTTGTCTTTGTACAAGAGGGCATCTGGATGCTCCTGCAAAATGTTCAAAAGATCGTGTCTTATTTATAGGCAACAACAATGAACTTCTTAGCTAACTATCCTTTCATGTAACTTAGAAAGGACTAAAACAAATATTCTGTTCTGTGAGTAAAGCCTCTTAGAACTAGTTCGGAGCGACTTTTTAAAGCATTTGGAGAATTATTCCAAACAGGTCGACCCTTAATCTGAGAATCAACATTGCAATCACAATTCAGAGATTTGCTACGTAAGTTAAATGTTTTCAATATTGtaattttggtaaattaaaattacctttGCATAAGCTTCCCAGAGATTATCCTCAGCAGTAATCAATTGTTGAGATTCATTCCACACGAACCCATTGTGATTGAGAAGATTGTAGATGTCGCTGTATTGCTTCATCCACCAGAAATAACGATCTTCTAGAACATATCTGTCacattgaagtttgaaactctCATTGAATGATATAATCATGCGAGTCCATGCTTGCTCACTAAATGCTTGGCCAAAGGTATTTCCTTCTTGCAGTTGTTGGAGCATGAGATCAATAAAAGATCGATCCATCTGTGGTGTCCAGTCTATCATGGGTAAAGGTCCAGCAGGAACTTCATCATTTTTCCTTTCATCTAGAAAATAAGAAGACATAAATTATGAAGGAACATATTTTATGAATCTCCAGGCAAAAGAACTCATAATTTAGATGATATCACTAATTATACATACTAGTCATCAGAACAGGCACCCCATTACTGGGATGAGTATCATGGGCCAAACGGCTATATCTTCTGTTAGAACTTTCTTCACCAAATATAAAACACAACTTGTGATAGCTTGGTACAGTTTTAACTCTGTATGATCGGGCATCAGGGTGATCCTGTGCATTTAATACATAAGCACAAAAGGGAAAGGAGTGAAAAAAACGAACGTCAAACAATTAAGTGGGTGAAAACCTTGGTATAAGCATCCCAAACATGATCATCAGCAGTAACAATTTCACGGTTTTCATCCCACGAAAATCCTCTCTGTTCGAGAAGAATCTTTATTTCATTATACAACCGTCTCAAATGTTTGTATCGATTTTTCAGCACATCCTTGTCATGCTGAGCTCTGAATTGGGCATTAAAAGCAGTAACCATGTCAATCCAAGCATGACTAACAAATGTCTGACCTATTTTATTGCCCCTATGCACCTGTTCTAATAGCAAGTCTATGAGGTAACGATCCATTGGGGGCGTCCAATATGTTCTTGTACGATCACTGACAGTTGCCATTTGATTCTCATTTGATTCTCCTGTAGGTGCATAAATTTTTAATACGTCTATGAAGTCAATGGATGAAGATTGTTTATTCATTATATGACTAAATTCACGTGCATCTTTTAGCTACACACAAAACAGAAGGGAAAAAGTTCAATACTGCCCACAAAAAATTTCTAAAACTACCAGCAGAACTAAAAAGTTCACCTACCGAGTTTATGAAGAAAGCAAAAAGATAAATGACTACATTCCAATCGTATATAGCATGTTGATAAGCATTGATTAGATTCCTTTTCTTTCGGTAATCTTCACTGCAAGGTTTCGATTGGTTAAATAGTTTATAGACCAAGATGTTTGTAAAGAACTTGTGACTCACCACCCTTTACCTCTGGTATGTGGTCTTGAAGGTTTTTATCTAGTTCCAAATGATTCTGGTTCTCATTATCAATTACATTCCCATATATGAGAACCAAGTCATAGTAGTTTGGCAAGGCTTTCATTCTATAGCTTCGTGCAAATGGGTGCGTCTGCATTCGATAACAATCAATTAGAATACTGTAATAAAAGTAATAACCGTGGAAAAAAGAAGATATTCTTATGTTTAACAACAAATGATGAGGCACCTTAACATAAGCATCCCAAATATCATCAGCAGCAACCACCATTTGCTGTACTTCATCCCAGCAAAATCCATTTTGTTGAAGTAGATTCATAATATCACTGTAGTATTTCCATAGTTTCTTATATCGGTGCCTTAACACCCTTTTACCATGTTGAGGACCAAATTTAGCATTAAACAGAGCAAGCATTTCAGTCCATGCATGCTTATTGAATGTATTAGACGTCTTATTGCCTCTTCCTATTTGACCCAGCATAAGTTCAATGAAATACTGATCCATTTCTAGCGTCCAATCTGTCCTCGGACGATCAGGAGGTGCTGGGCAACCCATGGTATCACCTGAAAATTGAGGGCAAGTTCCTTATTATATATGATAGTCGACTCTGTCCACCACTAAAGTATATTCTATTgaaaagacatggaagagagAGTCATTACATAAGGGTTTACCACGAGTTAATAACAGAAAATTATTTTACCTGTACTTACAGCTTGGACTTCTTCGTCAAAGTCTATATCATGACTTGATCGACTGTATCTTCCATCGGCATTAGTGTATCCATATATCAGGCATAAATCACTAAAATTCAGTACTGCTTTAGTTCTGTAGGATCGTGCATCTGGATGAGCCTACAAATTATGCCGTCATTTAAAATAATGGCATATCATCATCAAACTTCAGACTAATTCTTCATGAATAAATTTTTTCACCTTGATGTAAATGTCCCATACATAGTCATCGGCTATTACCATTTGTCGACCTTCATCCCAGGAAAAACCACTATGACCTAGTAAattttttacatcgttgaatTGCTTCCACAAATTTGTATACCGACTCTTCAATACATCTTTATCATACTGAGATCCAAATTTTGTATTGAACATCGTGAGCATGTCTGTCCATGCCTGCTTGTTGAAAGTGTGCCCGCTCCTGTTCCCCCTATGAAGCTGCTCCAACATAAGATCAATAAAGTAACGTTCCATTACTGGTGTCCAATATGTTCGGGAGCGCTCATGGCTTGGAATAGTTTGGCTACCCATTCTCCTTCTTCAAGAAATCATAAAGAGTCTTTTTAAGATTACTCATCCAGTGAGTTGCAAAAACTCATAATacatttttcataattttaacCACAtggaagggaaaagaaaaatactaCATTAGTCTTTTCCCTTTGCAAAAATGTCTACCTAGGCATTAATTAGAACCTAAAATGCTGAAATTCAGAGGAAGAGAGGAGCTTCACTACTGAGTTTTAAATATGCTCAAGAGTAAGGGCACGAGAGAAGCAAAccattcaaaattcaaaaataattCATTGAATTCTCGGGAAAAGGAAAGAACTTTAAATGGCCTTTGGACTCCTCGCCGATCTCTTGGGAAATTCAAAACGATTTTCACACCACATT
This region of Cucumis melo cultivar AY chromosome 7, USDA_Cmelo_AY_1.0, whole genome shotgun sequence genomic DNA includes:
- the LOC103493736 gene encoding uncharacterized protein LOC103493736, which codes for MGSQTIPSHERSRTYWTPVMERYFIDLMLEQLHRGNRSGHTFNKQAWTDMLTMFNTKFGSQYDKDVLKSRYTNLWKQFNDVKNLLGHSGFSWDEGRQMVIADDYVWDIYIKAHPDARSYRTKAVLNFSDLCLIYGYTNADGRYSRSSHDIDFDEEVQAVSTGDTMGCPAPPDRPRTDWTLEMDQYFIELMLGQIGRGNKTSNTFNKHAWTEMLALFNAKFGPQHGKRVLRHRYKKLWKYYSDIMNLLQQNGFCWDEVQQMVVAADDIWDAYVKTHPFARSYRMKALPNYYDLVLIYGNVIDNENQNHLELDKNLQDHIPEVKGGESNENQMATVSDRTRTYWTPPMDRYLIDLLLEQVHRGNKIGQTFVSHAWIDMVTAFNAQFRAQHDKDVLKNRYKHLRRLYNEIKILLEQRGFSWDENREIVTADDHVWDAYTKDHPDARSYRVKTVPSYHKLCFIFGEESSNRRYSRLAHDTHPSNGVPVLMTNERKNDEVPAGPLPMIDWTPQMDRSFIDLMLQQLQEGNTFGQAFSEQAWTRMIISFNESFKLQCDRYVLEDRYFWWMKQYSDIYNLLNHNGFVWNESQQLITAEDNLWEAYAKEHPDALLYKDKFLGYYTDLCKIFGNILDRGVNGQCTGEIDNDNLEIKMDGNEHLLLTSRETQISQRKRPADMISLDRELSKKVHRTENDVQKAISEMAGVVSKLVNMKQQHNYKAVEGAIDALQAIPDIDDELMLDACDLLEDERKAKTFVALDATLRKKWLLRKLRLQ